The window TGATCCGTCCTCCGGCATTGTGCGTGTCATGGGTAAGGGCAGCAAGGAGCGCATGGTGCCGCTTTCTGATACGGCCAAGACAGCCCTGCAGACATGGCTGCGGCAACGGGAGGCGCTTGATGCTTCCGGCCGTGAGCCGGCCCTGTTTCTCGGTGCCCGTGGCGGCAGGCTGAACCGCCGGCAGGCGGCACGCATCATAGAAGACCTTTGCAAACGCGTGGGGCTTCCGCAGGCTGTTTCGCCGCACGGACTCCGTCATTCCTTCGCCACACATTTGTTGGAGGCCGGAGCAGACATGCGCAGTGTGCAGGAACTGCTTGGTCATGCGCGGCTTACCACCACGCAGCGATATACGCATCTCAACCTTGCCCGCCTTGTGGAAGTGTATGACAAGGCGCATCCCAAGTCCGGCAACACCGGGGCAAAGAAAAAGCCCTGATCGTTGTCAGGGCTTTTAGCATTCCGTCAGGGAATGGGTGATTCTTCTATGCCTACCTTGCACACTCCGTCCAAGCTTCGCAGCTTTTCATAAAGCTCCACCCATCCGGCATTCTCGCGACCTACGAGCCGGAATTTGTAGGTGGTGACTGAAGAGCAGGCATCCACTTCAAAGCCTACCGTGTGCGATGAGAACGATTTGCACTCTTCAATGATCTTGAGAAGCTCATTGTGCATCTGCACGTTCTTGCGGAAGACAACGGTCAGAATGACAAGGATGTTCTTGGGCGGCATGCGGCGCATGACCACGGGCAGCAGAAACAAGACGGCCATGATGATGGCCGTGGCCATGATGGCAGGCAGAATAAGCCCTGCACCTACCGCAAGGCCGATACCTGTAACAAGCCACAGACCGGCTGCCGTGGTTAATCCGCGGACACTGCCTTTACCTTTGATGATGGCACCGCCGCCCACAAAGCCGATACTCGCGATGGCGTAGGAGGCAATGCGGCCGGGGTCGAGCCGGACAACGGCCTGTGCGTCAAGGTGGCGGAACAGTTCTTCCATGTACAGCGAAAGCTGCATCATGAGGCAGGCGCCGATGGCGACCAGAATGTTGGTGCGGAATCCCGCTGCCTGCCCGCGGCGTTCGCGTTCAAAGCCTATGCAGCCGCCGAGGAAACCGGCGATGAGCAGTCTGGCGAGATGTTCCAGATGAATATGATGGGGTAGTGATTCAAACATGTGACCTCCGCGGCGCTTGCCGCTGTCACACGATTGTCACATTGGTTGGAAATGTCAATTGCTTGGTTCCGGCGATACGTAGAAATTCTGGCTGGTTGAGAGTGGTGCTTTAGTTTTGTGCATGCTTGAAGAACATTTCGTACAGCGTGAGCATAATCTCAACAGCAATGAGAAGCGTGATGTACCATTCAACCCTGTACGAACTCAGATAATCCAGAATGTCCGTATTGTAGCGGACCGTATCCGTGATGACTTTGAGTCTGCCTTCCAGCACCCGCTGGCGTTCCTTGATCTCGTATTCGCTGCTCATGAGCGAAAAGAGTTTTTCCAGTTCCGGCATATCCCAGAGTTGTTCCGGCTTGTCATCCACCATGATGCGGCTGACCATGGCGTTCTGGATGGCGAGTGAATTGCCCAGAGTTTTGATGAGTTTTTTGCGGCCGCCATGAATTTTGCCGTGCCGCATGTTTTCTGCAATGGGTTCTATGGTGTCCAGCATCTCCAGAATCATGTTTTCGTAACGGCTGAGCACCACGCTTTTGGAAAGCACATCCGCAATGATGTAGAGCTGGTCACGTGTCGGCGTCTCCAGTTTGATCTTGCCGTTGTATACGGAAAACGGAGTCTCGCCCGCAATGATCTCGACGGATTCGGTATCGGAAATACCGTCCAGCATGTCGGCGTGAGGGGCAATTTCTGCACGGATGAAAGGCAGGTCTTCCTCCCGTGCGCCGAAGTGGACCAGCGCGCCGTATTTGTAGACCAGAACAAAACAGCCCTCTCCCAAGTCCTTGATGGCGATGGAATGGGACAGGCGGGGATAGTCGAGCGTCCGCAGATTGATGCTCTTGGCAATGCATTCGGCGATGATGCGCATGATGGGCTCGTTTTCAGCTAGAGGTGCCATGCCGCGTGGAGCGGTGGACACCTGTCTCTTTGACAGGTGTCCATGATGAAAATGTAAGTGGATGCGGTGGGATATGGCAAGCGCTTTTTGCCGGAGGCTTTGCTAGCCTTCGGAAAGGGCTCTGTTCAGCGCAGCCTGGACATGCAGATGGGTGGTGTCGAGCAGGGGGAGAGGGGAACAGCCGGAATCGACCAGAATGCAGATTTCCGTGCAGCCCAGAATGACGGCTTGCGCGCCTTGCTGTTCCATGCCGTTGATGATGCGTATGTATTCTTCGCGGGAGTTGGTACAGACCTGGCCGCAGCAGAGCTCCTTGAAGATGACCTTATGCACGAGCGAACGGTCGGATGTGTCCGGTGTCAGCACCTTCAGGCCGTGCTTCTGCTCCAGTCGTCCCTTGTAGAAGTCCTGCTCCATGGTGAAGGCCGTGCCCAGCAGGCCAACCGTATGCATGCCCATTGCCTTGGCGTATTCCGCCGTGGCGTCGACAATGTGCAGTACGGGCACGCCG is drawn from Desulfovibrio mangrovi and contains these coding sequences:
- a CDS encoding MgtC/SapB family protein is translated as MFESLPHHIHLEHLARLLIAGFLGGCIGFERERRGQAAGFRTNILVAIGACLMMQLSLYMEELFRHLDAQAVVRLDPGRIASYAIASIGFVGGGAIIKGKGSVRGLTTAAGLWLVTGIGLAVGAGLILPAIMATAIIMAVLFLLPVVMRRMPPKNILVILTVVFRKNVQMHNELLKIIEECKSFSSHTVGFEVDACSSVTTYKFRLVGRENAGWVELYEKLRSLDGVCKVGIEESPIP
- a CDS encoding aspartate/glutamate racemase family protein — its product is MKTIGILGGMSWESTLLYYKWLNEGVRERLGGLNSARIVMHSVNFHPVEEAMAAGDWETVASHLVDGAHSVRKGGADFLVIATNTMHKFAERLEAETGVPVLHIVDATAEYAKAMGMHTVGLLGTAFTMEQDFYKGRLEQKHGLKVLTPDTSDRSLVHKVIFKELCCGQVCTNSREEYIRIINGMEQQGAQAVILGCTEICILVDSGCSPLPLLDTTHLHVQAALNRALSEG
- a CDS encoding RMD1 family protein is translated as MSTAPRGMAPLAENEPIMRIIAECIAKSINLRTLDYPRLSHSIAIKDLGEGCFVLVYKYGALVHFGAREEDLPFIRAEIAPHADMLDGISDTESVEIIAGETPFSVYNGKIKLETPTRDQLYIIADVLSKSVVLSRYENMILEMLDTIEPIAENMRHGKIHGGRKKLIKTLGNSLAIQNAMVSRIMVDDKPEQLWDMPELEKLFSLMSSEYEIKERQRVLEGRLKVITDTVRYNTDILDYLSSYRVEWYITLLIAVEIMLTLYEMFFKHAQN